A region from the Stutzerimonas stutzeri genome encodes:
- the sdhA gene encoding succinate dehydrogenase flavoprotein subunit: protein MASIRTLSYDAIIIGGGGAGMRAALQLAQGGHKTAVVTKVFPTRSHTVSAQGGITCAIASADPNDDWRWHMYDTVKGSDYIGDQDAIEYMCSVGPEAVFELEHMGLPFSRTEQGRIYQRPFGGQSKDYGKGGQAARTCAAADRTGHALLHTLYQANLKAGTSFLNEWYAVDLVKNQDGAIVGVIAICIENGETVYIRSKAVVLATGGAGRIYASTTNALINTGDGIGMALRAGVPVQDIEMWQFHPTGIAGAGVLVTEGCRGEGGYLINKHGERFMERYAPNAKDLAGRDVVARSMVKEILAGNGCGPDGDHVMLKLDHLGEEVLHSRLPGICELSKTFAHVDPVTAPVPVVPTCHYMMGGVATNIHGQAITQDASGNDKIIEGLFAVGEVACVSVHGANRLGGNSLLDLVVFGRAAGLHLEKALKDGIEHRGATETDLDVALNRLSSLNERTTGEDVASLRKELQSCMQNYFGVFRTGEYMQKGIAQLADLRQRIATVKISDKSQAFNTARIEALELQNLLEVAEATAIAAETRKESRGAHAREDFEERDDENWLCHTLYFPGEKRVAKRAVNFSPKTVPTFEPKVRTY from the coding sequence ATGGCTAGCATTCGTACTCTTTCATATGACGCCATCATCATCGGTGGTGGCGGCGCAGGCATGCGTGCTGCGTTGCAGTTGGCCCAGGGTGGGCACAAAACTGCGGTGGTTACCAAGGTTTTCCCGACACGTTCACACACCGTATCGGCCCAGGGCGGCATCACCTGCGCGATCGCTTCGGCCGACCCGAACGACGATTGGCGCTGGCACATGTATGACACCGTCAAGGGCTCCGACTACATCGGTGACCAGGACGCGATCGAATACATGTGTTCCGTTGGCCCTGAAGCGGTCTTCGAGCTCGAGCACATGGGGCTTCCGTTCTCCCGTACCGAGCAGGGTCGCATCTACCAGCGTCCGTTCGGTGGCCAGTCGAAGGACTATGGCAAGGGCGGGCAGGCCGCGCGTACGTGCGCCGCGGCGGACCGTACTGGTCATGCGCTGTTGCATACCCTTTATCAGGCCAACCTGAAAGCCGGCACCTCGTTCCTTAACGAGTGGTACGCAGTCGACCTGGTCAAGAACCAGGACGGCGCCATCGTCGGTGTGATCGCGATCTGCATCGAGAATGGCGAGACCGTCTACATCCGCTCCAAGGCCGTCGTATTGGCGACTGGTGGTGCGGGCCGCATCTACGCATCGACCACCAACGCGCTGATCAATACCGGTGACGGCATCGGCATGGCGCTGCGCGCCGGTGTGCCGGTGCAGGACATCGAGATGTGGCAATTCCACCCGACCGGTATCGCCGGTGCCGGTGTGCTGGTAACCGAAGGTTGCCGCGGCGAAGGTGGCTATCTGATCAACAAGCACGGCGAGCGCTTCATGGAGCGCTACGCGCCGAACGCGAAAGACCTGGCCGGTCGTGACGTGGTCGCTCGTTCCATGGTCAAGGAAATCCTGGCTGGCAACGGTTGCGGTCCGGATGGCGATCACGTGATGCTGAAGCTCGATCACCTGGGCGAGGAAGTGCTGCACAGCCGCCTGCCGGGCATCTGCGAGCTGTCCAAGACCTTTGCTCACGTCGATCCGGTCACGGCTCCTGTTCCCGTGGTGCCGACCTGCCACTACATGATGGGCGGCGTCGCCACCAACATTCATGGTCAGGCCATCACTCAGGACGCCAGCGGCAACGACAAGATCATCGAAGGGCTGTTTGCGGTGGGCGAAGTGGCTTGCGTATCCGTCCATGGCGCCAACCGCCTTGGCGGCAACTCGCTGCTGGATCTGGTCGTTTTCGGTCGCGCGGCTGGGTTGCATCTCGAGAAGGCTCTGAAAGACGGTATCGAGCACCGCGGTGCCACCGAGACCGATCTGGACGTGGCGCTGAATCGTCTGTCCAGCCTGAACGAGCGCACCACTGGCGAAGACGTCGCTTCGCTGCGCAAAGAACTGCAGAGCTGCATGCAGAACTACTTCGGTGTGTTCCGCACGGGCGAATACATGCAGAAGGGCATCGCGCAGCTTGCCGATCTGCGTCAGCGTATCGCGACCGTCAAGATCTCCGACAAAAGCCAGGCTTTCAATACCGCGCGTATCGAAGCGCTTGAGTTGCAGAACCTGCTCGAGGTTGCCGAGGCGACTGCCATCGCTGCGGAAACACGCAAGGAGTCTCGCGGTGCCCATGCCCGTGAAGATTTCGAAGAGCGTGATGATGAGAACTGGCTGTGCCACACCCTGTACTTCCCGGGCGAGAAGCGCGTGGCCAAGCGTGCCGTGAACTTCTCTCCGAAGACAGTTCCGACTTTTGAACCCAAGGTCCGGACTTACTGA
- a CDS encoding 2-oxoglutarate dehydrogenase E1 component gives MQESVMQRMWDSAHLSGGNAAYVEELYELYLHDPNAVPEEWRTYFQKLPVSGGAAADVSHSTIRDHFVLLAKNQRRAQPVSAGSVSSEHEKKQVEVLRLIQAYRMRGHQAAQLDPLGLQQRPVPADLAINNYGLTDADLDTVFRTGDLAMGKDQATLREIHQALQETYCRTIGAEFTHIVDSDQRNWFIQRLESVRGRPAFSGEIKCHLLERLTAAEGLEKYLGTKYPGTKRFGLEGGESLIPLLDEIVQRSGSYGAKEIVIGMAHRGRLNVLVNTFGKNPRDLFDEFEGKKVEGLSSGDVKYHQGFSSNVMTPGGEIHLAMAFNPSHLEIVSPVVEGSVRARQDRRNDPAGDKVVPVTIHGDAAVAGQGVVMETFQMSQTRAYRTGGTIRIVINNQVGFTTNKQEDARSTEYATDVAKMIQAPIFHVNADDPEAVLFVTQLAVDYRMQFKRDVVIDLVCYRRRGHNEADEPSGTQPLMYQKIAKQRTTRELYADSLIQSKVLEEGQVQSKVDDYRTALDNGLHVVKSLVKEPNKELFVDWRPYLGHAWTARHDTRFDLKTLQELSGKMLAIPEGFVVQRQVSKILEDRQRMGAGALAINWGYAETLAYATLLFEGHPVRISGQDVGRGTFSHRHAALHNQKDGSTYIPLQHLYEGQPRFDLYDSFLSEEAVLAFEYGYATTMPNALVIWEAQFGDFANGAQVVIDQFITSGEHKWGRLCGLTMLLPHGYEGQGPEHSSARLERYLQLCAEHNIQVCVPTTPAQVYHMLRRQAIRPLRKPLVALTPKSLLRHKLATSTLEELTQGSFLTVIPEIDQIEPSKVERVIMCSGKVYYDLLDKRRNEGREDIAIIRLEQLYPFPEDDLAEVLAPYQNLKSIVWCQEEPMNQGAWYCSQHHMRRVAVAHKKELFLQYAGREASAAPAVGYASMHAEQQEKLLQDAFTV, from the coding sequence ATGCAAGAAAGCGTAATGCAGCGCATGTGGGACAGTGCCCACCTATCCGGTGGTAACGCTGCCTATGTGGAAGAGCTTTATGAGCTCTACCTGCACGATCCCAACGCTGTGCCCGAAGAGTGGCGCACCTACTTCCAGAAGCTGCCCGTCAGTGGTGGCGCTGCGGCCGATGTTTCGCATTCGACGATTCGCGATCACTTCGTCCTGCTGGCCAAGAACCAGCGGCGCGCTCAGCCCGTTTCGGCGGGTAGCGTCAGCAGTGAGCACGAAAAGAAGCAGGTCGAAGTCCTGCGTCTGATCCAGGCGTACCGTATGCGTGGCCATCAGGCTGCCCAGCTCGATCCGCTCGGTTTGCAGCAACGCCCGGTTCCGGCCGATCTGGCCATCAACAACTATGGTTTGACCGATGCCGACCTGGATACGGTTTTCCGTACCGGCGATCTTGCCATGGGCAAAGATCAGGCAACCTTGCGTGAAATCCATCAGGCGCTGCAAGAGACGTATTGCCGCACCATCGGTGCCGAATTCACCCATATCGTCGATTCGGATCAGCGCAACTGGTTCATCCAGCGCCTTGAAAGCGTCCGTGGCCGTCCGGCCTTTTCGGGCGAAATCAAGTGCCACCTGCTCGAGCGGTTGACCGCTGCCGAGGGCCTGGAAAAGTACCTGGGTACCAAGTATCCGGGCACCAAGCGCTTCGGTCTGGAAGGCGGCGAGAGCTTGATCCCATTGCTCGACGAGATCGTGCAGCGTTCCGGTTCCTATGGCGCCAAGGAAATCGTCATCGGCATGGCTCACCGCGGCCGCCTGAACGTTCTGGTCAACACCTTCGGCAAGAACCCGCGTGATCTCTTCGACGAGTTCGAGGGCAAGAAGGTCGAAGGGCTCAGCTCCGGTGACGTGAAATATCACCAGGGTTTCTCCTCCAACGTGATGACGCCCGGCGGCGAGATTCATCTGGCGATGGCGTTCAACCCATCCCACCTGGAAATCGTTTCTCCGGTGGTCGAAGGTTCCGTGCGCGCCCGTCAGGATCGTCGCAACGACCCCGCAGGCGACAAGGTTGTGCCGGTCACCATTCATGGTGACGCCGCTGTCGCGGGCCAGGGCGTGGTCATGGAAACCTTCCAGATGTCCCAGACCCGTGCCTATCGCACCGGCGGGACGATCCGGATCGTGATCAACAACCAGGTTGGTTTCACCACCAACAAGCAGGAAGACGCACGCTCGACCGAGTACGCGACCGACGTGGCCAAGATGATCCAGGCCCCGATCTTCCATGTGAACGCCGATGATCCCGAAGCCGTGCTGTTCGTCACGCAGCTGGCTGTCGACTATCGCATGCAGTTCAAGCGCGACGTCGTCATCGATCTGGTCTGCTACCGTCGCCGTGGCCACAACGAGGCCGACGAGCCGAGTGGTACTCAGCCGCTGATGTACCAGAAGATCGCCAAGCAGCGCACCACCCGTGAGCTGTACGCCGACTCGCTGATCCAGTCCAAAGTACTGGAGGAAGGGCAGGTACAGTCGAAGGTCGACGACTATCGCACCGCGCTGGATAACGGTCTGCACGTGGTCAAGAGCCTGGTCAAAGAGCCCAACAAGGAACTCTTCGTCGATTGGCGTCCCTACCTGGGGCATGCCTGGACTGCCCGCCACGATACTCGCTTCGATCTCAAGACCCTGCAGGAGCTGTCCGGCAAGATGCTGGCCATCCCGGAAGGCTTCGTGGTTCAGCGTCAGGTATCGAAGATCCTCGAGGATCGTCAGCGCATGGGCGCCGGCGCGCTGGCAATCAACTGGGGTTATGCCGAAACACTGGCCTACGCGACCCTGTTGTTCGAAGGCCATCCGGTGCGTATCAGCGGTCAGGACGTAGGACGCGGCACCTTCTCGCACCGCCATGCCGCGTTGCACAACCAGAAGGACGGCAGTACCTACATCCCGTTGCAGCACCTGTACGAAGGCCAGCCGCGTTTCGATCTGTACGACTCCTTCCTCTCGGAAGAAGCCGTGCTCGCGTTCGAATACGGTTATGCGACCACCATGCCCAACGCCCTGGTGATCTGGGAAGCGCAGTTCGGTGACTTCGCCAACGGTGCCCAGGTCGTCATCGACCAGTTCATCACCAGCGGCGAGCACAAGTGGGGCCGTCTGTGCGGTCTGACCATGCTGCTGCCGCATGGCTACGAAGGGCAGGGACCGGAGCATTCGTCCGCACGCCTGGAGCGCTACCTGCAACTGTGCGCCGAGCACAACATTCAGGTATGCGTGCCGACCACGCCGGCGCAGGTCTATCACATGCTGCGTCGCCAGGCGATTCGCCCTCTGCGCAAGCCGCTGGTAGCCCTGACGCCGAAGTCGTTGCTGCGTCACAAGCTGGCGACCTCGACGCTCGAGGAGCTGACGCAGGGCTCGTTCCTGACCGTGATCCCGGAAATCGATCAGATCGAGCCGAGCAAGGTCGAACGCGTGATCATGTGCAGTGGCAAGGTCTACTACGATCTGCTGGACAAGCGTCGTAACGAAGGCCGCGAAGACATCGCGATCATTCGTCTCGAACAGCTCTATCCATTCCCGGAAGATGATCTGGCCGAGGTGCTCGCGCCGTACCAGAACCTCAAGAGCATCGTCTGGTGTCAGGAAGAGCCGATGAACCAGGGCGCCTGGTACTGCAGCCAGCACCATATGCGTCGTGTTGCCGTCGCGCACAAGAAGGAATTGTTCCTGCAATACGCGGGTCGTGAAGCTTCCGCCGCTCCAGCGGTCGGCTACGCCTCCATGCATGCCGAACAGCAGGAAAAGCTGCTGCAGGACGCGTTCACCGTTTAA
- the gltA gene encoding citrate synthase, translating into MADNKAQLIIEGADAIELPVLTGTVGPDVIDVRGLTSTGRFTFDPGFMSTASCESKITYIDGDKGILLHRGYPIEQLAEKSDYLETCYLLLNGELPTAEEKAQFISTVKNHTMVHEQLKSFLNGFRRDAHPMAIMCGVVGALSAFYHDSLDINDPHHREISAVRLVAKMPTLAAMVYKYSMGQPMMYPRNDLNYAENFLHMMFNTPCEVKPISPVLAKAMDRIFILHADHEQNASTSTVRLAGSTGANPFACIAAGIAALWGPAHGGANEAVLTMLDEIGDVSNIETFLAKAKDKNDPFKLMGFGHRVYKNFDPRAKVMKQTCDEVLGELGINDPQLELAMKLEEIALNDPYFAERNLYPNVDFYSGIILKAIGIPTSMFTVIFALARTVGWISHWKEMIAMGQKIGRPRQLYTGHPKRDLPR; encoded by the coding sequence ATGGCTGACAACAAAGCGCAGTTGATCATCGAAGGCGCAGACGCCATCGAACTGCCCGTTTTAACCGGCACCGTAGGGCCTGACGTAATCGATGTTCGGGGCTTGACCTCCACGGGTCGCTTCACCTTCGACCCCGGCTTCATGTCTACTGCCTCTTGCGAATCCAAGATCACCTACATCGACGGTGACAAGGGCATTCTGCTGCATCGCGGCTACCCCATCGAGCAGCTGGCGGAAAAATCCGACTATCTCGAGACCTGCTACCTGCTGCTCAATGGCGAGCTGCCAACTGCCGAAGAAAAGGCGCAGTTCATCAGCACCGTGAAGAACCACACCATGGTTCATGAGCAGCTCAAATCTTTCCTCAACGGTTTCCGCCGCGATGCGCACCCAATGGCCATCATGTGCGGCGTTGTCGGCGCGCTCTCGGCCTTCTACCACGACTCGCTGGATATCAACGATCCACACCACCGCGAGATTTCGGCGGTACGCCTGGTTGCTAAGATGCCGACCCTGGCCGCCATGGTGTACAAGTACTCCATGGGCCAGCCCATGATGTACCCGCGCAACGACCTGAACTACGCCGAAAACTTCCTGCACATGATGTTTAACACACCGTGTGAAGTGAAGCCGATCAGCCCGGTTCTGGCCAAGGCGATGGACCGCATCTTCATCCTTCATGCGGACCACGAGCAGAACGCCTCTACCTCCACCGTTCGTCTGGCAGGTTCCACCGGCGCCAACCCCTTCGCCTGTATCGCTGCCGGCATCGCAGCGCTCTGGGGCCCGGCACATGGCGGTGCGAACGAAGCCGTTCTGACCATGCTGGACGAAATCGGCGACGTATCGAACATCGAGACATTCCTGGCCAAGGCCAAGGACAAGAACGATCCGTTCAAGCTGATGGGCTTCGGACATCGCGTCTACAAGAACTTCGACCCGCGCGCCAAGGTGATGAAGCAGACCTGCGACGAAGTGCTCGGCGAGCTGGGTATCAACGATCCACAGCTCGAGCTGGCGATGAAGCTGGAAGAAATCGCGCTGAACGACCCCTACTTCGCCGAGCGCAACCTGTACCCGAACGTCGACTTCTACTCGGGCATCATCCTCAAGGCGATCGGCATTCCGACCAGCATGTTCACGGTGATCTTCGCCCTGGCGCGCACCGTCGGCTGGATCTCGCATTGGAAGGAAATGATCGCGATGGGCCAGAAGATCGGCCGTCCACGTCAGCTGTACACCGGCCATCCGAAGCGCGATCTGCCGCGCTGA
- the sdhC gene encoding succinate dehydrogenase, cytochrome b556 subunit: MKSQRPVNLDLRTIKLPITAYTSILHRISGVILFVGVAILLLALDTSLSSAEGFEEVKAYLNSPLAKLVIWVLLSALLYHLVAGVRHLIMDSGHGETLEGGKLGSKIVLAVSAVLIVLAGVWIW, translated from the coding sequence GTGAAAAGCCAACGACCTGTAAACCTAGATCTTAGGACTATAAAACTCCCGATCACTGCTTACACCTCGATCCTCCACCGCATTTCCGGCGTGATCCTGTTTGTAGGCGTGGCCATTCTGTTGCTTGCGCTGGATACATCGCTTTCTTCGGCCGAAGGCTTCGAAGAGGTGAAGGCGTACCTCAATAGTCCCCTGGCCAAGCTGGTGATCTGGGTGCTGCTGTCTGCATTGCTGTACCACCTGGTGGCCGGTGTGCGTCACCTGATCATGGATTCGGGACATGGCGAGACGCTGGAAGGCGGCAAGCTGGGCTCGAAAATCGTTCTGGCCGTCTCGGCGGTGCTGATCGTTCTGGCGGGAGTGTGGATATGGTAA
- a CDS encoding DMT family protein — MPIWLQTAALLCISNLFMTFAWYGHLKTLGTKPWLIAALVSWGIALFEYLIMVPANRIGYTELSIGQLKIMQEVITLGIFLPFSVLYMQQPVKLDYLWAGLCLLGAVYFIFRS; from the coding sequence ATGCCCATCTGGCTTCAGACCGCTGCCCTGCTTTGCATTTCCAATCTTTTCATGACTTTTGCCTGGTACGGCCACCTCAAGACCCTCGGTACCAAGCCCTGGTTGATCGCCGCTCTCGTCAGCTGGGGTATCGCCTTGTTCGAGTACCTGATCATGGTACCGGCCAACCGAATCGGCTACACGGAGCTATCGATCGGGCAGCTGAAGATCATGCAGGAGGTCATCACCCTGGGCATATTCCTTCCGTTCAGCGTGCTGTATATGCAGCAGCCAGTGAAGCTCGACTACCTCTGGGCGGGACTCTGCCTGCTGGGCGCCGTGTACTTTATCTTTCGATCGTGA
- a CDS encoding YkgJ family cysteine cluster protein, whose protein sequence is MDCRPGCGACCIAPSISSPIPGMPFGKPAGERCMHLSERNLCGLFGLPSRPAVCGAFRADHTVCGDSRQDAIRLLGWLEQATA, encoded by the coding sequence ATGGATTGTCGTCCTGGTTGTGGCGCTTGTTGCATCGCTCCATCGATCAGCTCCCCGATTCCGGGCATGCCTTTCGGAAAGCCGGCAGGAGAGCGTTGCATGCATCTTTCCGAGCGAAATCTCTGCGGTTTATTTGGCCTGCCATCGCGGCCAGCTGTCTGTGGGGCGTTCCGGGCCGATCATACGGTTTGCGGTGATAGCCGGCAGGATGCGATTCGCCTGCTTGGCTGGCTGGAGCAGGCGACTGCCTGA
- a CDS encoding succinate dehydrogenase iron-sulfur subunit, producing the protein MLQVSVYRYNPDKDEKPYMQDFQVNTDGKDLMVLDVLALIKEQDEGFSYRRSCREGVCGSDGMNLNGKNGLACITPLSSVVKGNKLVVRPLPGLPVIRDLAVDMGIFYKQYEKVRPYLMNDTPAPAIERLQSPEDREKLDGLYECILCACCSTSCPSFWWNPDKFLGPAALLQAYRFLADSRDTETESRLASLDDPFSVFRCRGIMNCVSVCPKGLNPTKAIGHVRNMLLQSAT; encoded by the coding sequence ATGTTGCAAGTGAGCGTTTATCGCTATAACCCGGATAAAGACGAAAAGCCCTACATGCAGGACTTCCAGGTCAATACCGACGGAAAGGACCTGATGGTCTTGGACGTCCTGGCGCTGATCAAGGAACAGGACGAGGGTTTCTCCTATCGTCGCTCCTGCCGTGAAGGGGTATGCGGTTCCGACGGCATGAACCTGAACGGCAAGAACGGTCTGGCCTGCATCACGCCGCTGTCATCTGTCGTCAAGGGCAATAAGCTGGTGGTTCGTCCGCTGCCTGGTTTGCCAGTTATTCGTGACTTGGCCGTGGATATGGGCATCTTCTATAAGCAGTACGAGAAGGTTAGGCCGTATCTGATGAACGATACGCCGGCTCCGGCTATCGAACGTCTGCAAAGCCCGGAAGATCGCGAGAAGCTTGATGGCCTGTACGAGTGCATTCTGTGTGCTTGCTGCTCGACCAGCTGCCCGTCCTTCTGGTGGAACCCTGACAAGTTCCTCGGTCCCGCTGCACTGCTGCAGGCCTATCGTTTCCTGGCCGACAGCCGTGATACCGAAACCGAGAGCCGTCTGGCATCGCTGGACGATCCGTTCAGTGTGTTCCGCTGCCGCGGCATCATGAACTGCGTCAGTGTCTGCCCGAAAGGGTTGAACCCGACCAAGGCGATTGGTCACGTGCGTAACATGTTGCTGCAGAGTGCAACCTGA
- a CDS encoding pyrimidine/purine nucleoside phosphorylase produces MFKVNEYFDGTVKSIAFDMAAGPATIGVMAPGDYEFGTNQLEVMHVVAGSLDVKLPGSENYQTFGAGSQFTVPANSKFQLKVATDSAYLCEYR; encoded by the coding sequence ATGTTCAAGGTCAACGAATACTTCGACGGCACCGTCAAATCCATCGCGTTCGACATGGCGGCAGGTCCGGCCACCATCGGCGTCATGGCGCCCGGCGACTATGAATTCGGCACCAACCAGCTGGAAGTCATGCATGTGGTGGCAGGCAGCCTGGACGTGAAACTGCCCGGAAGCGAGAACTACCAAACCTTCGGCGCCGGCAGCCAGTTCACCGTACCGGCCAACAGCAAGTTTCAACTGAAAGTCGCGACGGACTCGGCTTATCTTTGCGAGTACCGTTAA
- the sdhD gene encoding succinate dehydrogenase, hydrophobic membrane anchor protein: protein MVTNVTNFSRSGLYDWMAQRVSAVVLAAYFLFLIGYLVANPGLDYAQWQGLFASTWMRIFSLLALVALSVHAWVGMWTISTDYLTNMAIGKWATGVRFLFQAVCGIAMFTFFVWGVQILWGI, encoded by the coding sequence ATGGTAACTAATGTCACGAACTTCTCGCGTTCGGGTCTTTACGACTGGATGGCTCAGCGCGTTTCGGCAGTGGTCCTCGCGGCTTATTTTCTGTTTCTGATCGGATACCTGGTCGCAAATCCGGGGCTGGATTACGCACAGTGGCAGGGGCTGTTTGCCTCCACCTGGATGCGCATCTTCAGTCTTCTAGCGCTCGTCGCGCTGAGCGTGCATGCATGGGTTGGTATGTGGACGATTTCCACTGACTACCTGACCAACATGGCGATCGGTAAGTGGGCTACCGGTGTGCGTTTCCTCTTCCAGGCAGTGTGTGGCATCGCCATGTTCACATTCTTCGTCTGGGGTGTGCAGATTCTTTGGGGTATCTGA